From the genome of Bacilli bacterium:
CGGTGCTCGCAATTTGCGTGGCGGTGCGAATGAGCCGCCTGAGCAACGATTTCTCCGCGACCACCTGCGCGTAAAAATCGGCGTTGGCCGCGGTCGGCACGGAATTCGCCAGATCGGCGAGATAGCTTACTCCGCCTACCTCATCCAGCAATCCTTTATCCTGCAGCCGGCTTGTCAACGTGACCAGATCGACCGGTTCGTTGTCTTCCGCAAGGCTTGCGATCGCCGCGAATATTTTCTGGTGTCCGACCTTGTAAAAGTCCTCCGGATTCAGGTGTTCCATCACCGCGGGCAGCACTTGCCCGTCAAGCAAAATCGCGCCCAACACCGCTTGCTCCGCTTCCAGGTTTTGCGGCGGAACGCGGTCAAACATCATATCGCCGTTCATCAAGAGATCACGCTTCCCCGACGTTTACTTTCAATTCCGCCTTCACTTCCGGATGCAGCTTGATGTGTACAATCGTGGTGCCCAGCGTGCGAATCGGATCATCCAGCATGATTTTCCGTTTATCGATATGCACGCCCTTCTTTTCCAGTTCTTCGGCAATGTGCTTGCTCGTAATCGATCCGAACAATCTGCCGCCTTCCCCCGCCTTGGCCGTCAACTCCAAAACAGTCGCTTCCAGCTTTTTCGCCAACTCCTGGCATTTTTGCTTTTCGTGATCTTTCTTTTTCTTTTCCGCGGCTTTTTGCTGTTCAAGCTGCTTTACATTGCCTTCGGAAGCCGGTGCCGCCGCTTTTTGTGGGAATAAAAAGTTCCGGGCGTATCCTTCCGCCACTTCCTTCACTTCGCCTTTTTTCCCTTGGCCTTTCACATCTTTCAGGAAAACCACTTTCATTGGAACAACCCCTCTTCCTTGTACATTTCGTCCAGCACTTCGCGCAGCCTGCTCTCCGCGTCAGCCAGCGTGCCTTCTATTTGCGTGGCGGCATTGGTTAAATGGCCGCCGCCGTCGAGCTTTTCCATGACGACCTGCACATTGATTTGGCCGAGCGATCTGGCGCTGATGCCGATTAAGCCGTCCAACCGCTCGCTAATGACGAAGGAAGCCATGATGTCGTTCATATTTAAAAGCGTATCAGCCACTTGCGCAATCAACAACTGGGAATATTTGCGGTTCGGCTCGGCTACGGCGATGATAATATGATCGTACACGATTTTGGCATGCTTGATGATCTCCGCCTTTTTCATGTATTGGTCCAAATCTTCCTTCAGCATTTTCTGGATCAATACCGAGTCGGCGCCGTTTCGGCGCAGGAAGGAAGCCGCTTCGAACGTTCTCGATCCGGTGCGCAGCGAGAAACTTTTCGTATCGACCACAATGCCGGCGAGCATCGCTGTCGCTTCCAGCGCATCCATGCTGATCCGGTCATCGATATATTGCAAGAGCTCCGTAACCAGTTCGCAGGTCGACGAAGCATACGGTTCCATGTAAACGAGCATCGCCTCATTGATGAATTCTTCGCCGCGCCGGTGATGGTCGACGACCACTTTGCGGTGGGACAGTTGCAAAATTTTCGGTTCCGAAACAAGCGAAGCTTTGTGCGTATCCACGACGACGATCAAGGACTGTGGCGTTGTGATTTGGATCCCGTGATCGGGAGTAATGAACCATTTGTGCAATTCGTCATGCTCGCGAATTTCCTCCATCAGCTTGTAGATGGACGGATTGACATCATCAAGCACAATGTAGCCTTCTTTCCCCGTGGCATGCGCCGCCTTCAACACGCCGATGGCCGCGCCGATGGCGTCCATGTCCGGGATGCGGTGCCCCATGATGATGACTTTGTCGCTTTCGCGGATCAGATCGCGCAGCGCGTGCGAAATAACCCGGGCCCGCACGCGGGTCCGTTTTTCGACAGCATTCGAGCGGCCGCCGTAAAAGGTTATTTTTTGCCCCCACTTGACCGCCACCTGATCGCCGCCGCGCCCAAGCGCGATATCCAGGCTTGAATGGGCGAGCTCACCCAATTCGACAAATCCGTCCACGCCGGCGCCGATCCCGATGCTGACCGTCAGCGGCAGCCTGTTTTCGCTAGTCAGATCGCGGACGTCGTCCAGGATGTCAAAACGCGAACGTTCCAGTTGCGTGAGCGCTTTTTTATCCATGATCGTGAAAAATTTGTCGTTGGAAATTCTGCGCAAATACAAGTTGAACCGATTCGCCCAATCGGTAATTTCGCCCACGGCTTTCGCGAGTATGATGCTGCGCGCCTGATCGTCCAAACCTTGCGTCGCTTCTTCCAGGTTATCCAGCATCACAATGCCGAGCGCCGGACGCTCATCGTCATATTGCTTTTGCAGCTTGGCAAACTCCGTGACGTCGCTTACAAATAACAGCCGCTCTTCGTTCTTTACCGTTATTTGCAGCGTTCGCTTGCCGATTTCGACTTCGATCTTGTCGTCTTTTTCTTTGCGGTTTTTAAGATCGGGAAAAATATCGTACAGATGCGTTCCGATTAGCGACTCCCGATCCAACATTTTTGCGATGAACGGATTATGCCACTCGATCGTGCGCTCTTCGCTAAACAGGACAATGCCGAGCGGCAGCTCCTGAATGACCTCATTGCCCGCTTTTTTGATCCGATAGGTCAGCGTTGCTATATATTTTTGCAAATCTTTGCGGAAGGCCCGCTCCGCGGCCAGCGTATAATACGCCACACCGCCGCAAAGCAGCAAGCCGATTGCGCCGATTTCCCATTGGTAAATGAACAGGATGACAATAAGCAACAGCAGCAATACGAATCCCCAAACGATGTGCCATCCGTGCCATCGGTTGAGCAAAAACTTTGGCATACGCATTCGCCCCTAGATTTGGTTTTTCATGCGCTTGCGAATATTCAGAGCAACGTCAGCCAGCCCCAGCATGCTGATCGGATAGGAGAAAAACAACGCGATCACGATTCCCACGATCGGCAGCGCCCTGTTCCACCTTTTAAAGGCGGCAAAATAAAACAGAAACGAAATTCCCTGCACGACAAAGGCGAGGTTCAGCAATGGCAGCAAATTGAGCAGGATAACCG
Proteins encoded in this window:
- a CDS encoding DHH family phosphoesterase, yielding MPKFLLNRWHGWHIVWGFVLLLLLIVILFIYQWEIGAIGLLLCGGVAYYTLAAERAFRKDLQKYIATLTYRIKKAGNEVIQELPLGIVLFSEERTIEWHNPFIAKMLDRESLIGTHLYDIFPDLKNRKEKDDKIEVEIGKRTLQITVKNEERLLFVSDVTEFAKLQKQYDDERPALGIVMLDNLEEATQGLDDQARSIILAKAVGEITDWANRFNLYLRRISNDKFFTIMDKKALTQLERSRFDILDDVRDLTSENRLPLTVSIGIGAGVDGFVELGELAHSSLDIALGRGGDQVAVKWGQKITFYGGRSNAVEKRTRVRARVISHALRDLIRESDKVIIMGHRIPDMDAIGAAIGVLKAAHATGKEGYIVLDDVNPSIYKLMEEIREHDELHKWFITPDHGIQITTPQSLIVVVDTHKASLVSEPKILQLSHRKVVVDHHRRGEEFINEAMLVYMEPYASSTCELVTELLQYIDDRISMDALEATAMLAGIVVDTKSFSLRTGSRTFEAASFLRRNGADSVLIQKMLKEDLDQYMKKAEIIKHAKIVYDHIIIAVAEPNRKYSQLLIAQVADTLLNMNDIMASFVISERLDGLIGISARSLGQINVQVVMEKLDGGGHLTNAATQIEGTLADAESRLREVLDEMYKEEGLFQ
- the rplI gene encoding 50S ribosomal protein L9, with protein sequence MKVVFLKDVKGQGKKGEVKEVAEGYARNFLFPQKAAAPASEGNVKQLEQQKAAEKKKKDHEKQKCQELAKKLEATVLELTAKAGEGGRLFGSITSKHIAEELEKKGVHIDKRKIMLDDPIRTLGTTIVHIKLHPEVKAELKVNVGEA